In a single window of the Fusobacterium sp. DD2 genome:
- a CDS encoding nitrilase-related carbon-nitrogen hydrolase, with the protein MKLYLDQTKPLLGNAEKNLEIMLEAVEKAIAGGYDLIVFPELSLTGNVLEDIVFDIGIKEVPEVLLKKSKAIDIVFGAVEIGEEEYSYNTAFYLSHGEVLGKHRKVYLADYGMSSESRCFMKGNSISAFDTKFGKVGILIGDDFYHQSAQFILAQQGIKYLVVLGNEVATITESKENINRRAKLTAQVNSMLNGVYTIFANRSGIEDGVIFCGNAFVVSPSGEIIKEGETFKSGEVSCVLDTREIRKARIKTPFFKNEDRKLTINEMKRIETNQR; encoded by the coding sequence ATGAAACTTTACTTAGACCAGACAAAACCTTTATTAGGTAATGCTGAAAAGAACTTGGAAATTATGCTTGAAGCAGTTGAAAAAGCAATAGCTGGTGGATATGACCTTATTGTTTTTCCAGAACTTTCACTTACAGGAAATGTATTGGAAGATATAGTATTTGATATTGGAATAAAAGAGGTACCAGAAGTTTTACTTAAGAAGAGTAAGGCTATAGATATTGTATTTGGAGCTGTTGAAATAGGAGAAGAGGAGTATTCTTACAACACTGCTTTCTACCTTTCTCATGGAGAAGTATTGGGAAAACATAGAAAGGTTTATCTTGCTGATTATGGTATGTCTTCTGAAAGCAGATGCTTTATGAAAGGAAATAGTATCTCAGCTTTTGATACAAAATTTGGAAAAGTTGGAATTCTTATAGGAGATGATTTCTATCATCAGTCAGCACAATTTATCTTAGCACAACAGGGGATAAAATATCTTGTTGTATTAGGAAATGAAGTGGCAACAATCACTGAGAGCAAAGAAAATATAAACAGAAGAGCAAAACTTACAGCACAGGTAAACTCAATGTTAAATGGAGTATATACAATATTTGCTAACAGAAGTGGAATAGAGGATGGAGTAATATTCTGTGGAAATGCATTTGTTGTATCACCAAGTGGTGAAATTATAAAAGAGGGAGAAACATTTAAATCTGGTGAAGTTAGTTGTGTCCTGGATACAAGGGAAATAAGAAAAGCTAGAATAAAAACACCATTCTTTAAGAATGAAGACAGAAAACTAACTATTAATGAGATGAAACGTATAGAGACTAATCAAAGATAG